The window TGATCCGCTCCAGGCCGGCGTCCGCGGCCGCCCGGCTCGACTCCACCACCACGACGTCCCGTTCGGCGAGGGCGCAGACCTCGGCGATGCCGGATCCCATCAGACCGCATCCCACGATCCCGACCCGTTCGACATCGGTCATCGGTTCTCCCTCCATGTGCCGGACTGCTCCGGACGCTTCTCGTACGGACGGTGGCGTGCTGGTGCTGGTGTTGGTGGCGGTCCGGGCCGCGGGGCCGGGGCCCGGACCGCCGGGACGGTACGGGTCACACGGAGGACGGCATGTGCAGAACGCCCGTGCCGCGCTTGACGAGTTCGCCCGCGATGATCAGGCGCTGGATCTCGGAGGTGCCCTCCCAGATCCGGTCGACGCGCAGTTCGCGGTAGAGCCGCTCGACGGGGTACGAGCGGTCGTAGCCGCGGCCGCCGAAGATCTGCAGGCAGCGGTCGATGACCCGGCCGGACGCCTCGCTCGCCGACAGCTTGGCGATGGCCGCCTTGGCGTGCAGCGTCTTGCGGTCGACCGCGCCCTCGTCGACCTCCCAGGCGACCTGGTGGGTGTAGGCGCGGTTGACGGCGATGTCGACGGCGCAGTCGGCGAGCATGCCCTGGATCAGCTGGAAGTCGGCGATGGGGGAGCCGAACTGGCGGCGCTCGACCGCCCAGTCGCGGGCGAGCTCCAGGGCCCGCTCCGCCGCGCCGATCGTCCGCGCGGCGATCATCAGCCGTTCCTCGGTGAACCAGGACCGGGTGATGTCGTAGCCGTTGCCGACCTCCCCGAGCACGGCGTCCTCACCGACGTGCACGTCGGTGAAGGTGAACTCGGGGTGCTCGTAGACGAACGTGTGCATCCAGCGGGGCACCCGGGTCATCTCGATGCCCGGGGTGTCCTTGTCGACGAGGAACAGGGTCGGCGCCCCCTCCTCCCCGGCGGCGGCGAGCACGATCATGAAGTCGGCGTGGTCCCCGACGGTGACGAACCACTTCTCGCCGTTCAGCACCCAGCCGCGGTCGGTCCGCGTCGCCGTGGTCCGCAGGCTCTGCGGGTCGGAACCGGCCTCGGGCTCGCTCACCGCGTAGCAGTCCCGGCGCCGGCCCCGGATCACCGGGACGAGGTAGCGCTCGCGCTGTTCCGGCGTGCAGAAGGACAGCGCGTTCGCCGGACGCCACACCATGTCCCACAGGGCGCCGGTGAGCCGCCCGAGCTCCGCCTGGACCGTCACCTGCTCCAGGATGGTGAGGCCGGCGCCGCCCCACTCCGCGGGCATGTTGACGGCCTGCAGGCCGCTGTCGAGGACGGCGTCGCGGATCTCGGTGTGGGCCTGCGGGGGCAGACCGTTGTTCTCCTCGCAGTCGAGCTCGTACTTCGTGATGAACTCGGTGAGCGCGCGCGCCGAGTCCCTGAGCTCTTCCTGCCGGGCGGTGAGACGGAAGTCCATGTCTGTCGGTCCTTGTGATCGCAGGTGCGGTACGGGGTGTGGTGCGGGGGTCGGTGGTGGCGGCGGGCGTCAGGAGCCGGGCAGGGCGAGGGCCCGGGTGCCGCGCTTGACGAGCTCGTTGGCGATGATCAGGCGCTGGATCTCGGAGGTGCCCTCCCAGATCCGGTCGACGCGCAGTTCCCGGTACATGCGCTCGACCGGGTACGAGCGGTCGTAGCCGCGGCCGCCGAAGATCTGCACGCACCGGTCGACGACCCGTCCGGCGGCCTCGCTCGCCGCGAGCTTCGCCGTCGACGCCTTGGCGTGCAGGGTCTTGCGGTCGGTGTGCGGCTGGTCGGCCTCCCAGGCGACCTGGTGGGTGTAGGCGCGGTTGACGGCGATGTCGACGGCGCAGTCGGCGAGCATGCCCTGGATCAGCTGGAAGTCGGCGATGGGGGAGCCGAACTGACGGCGCCGGACCGCCCAGTCGCGGGCGAGCTCCAAGGCCCGTTCGGCGGCGCCGACGGTCCGGGCGGCGATCATCAGCCGCTCGTCGGTGAACCACTCCTTCGTCAGCTCGTAGCCGTTGCCGACACCGCCGAGCACGTCCTCGTCGGGGACGAAGACATCGGTGAACGTGAACTCGGGGTGCCCGTTCACCGCGGAGTGCATGAACCGCGGGACCCGCGTCATCTCGACACCGGGCGCCTGCTTGTCCACGAAGAACAGGGTCGCGGCCCGCTCCGGGCCCGCATCGGCCTGCACCAGCAGGAAGTCGGCGATGTCGCCGCAGGTCACGAACCACTTCTCGCCGCTCACGAGCCAGCCGCCGTCGGTCCGGGTCGCCGTGCTGGTGCACGAGCCGGGGTCGGAGCCCGCACCGGGTTCGGTGACCGCGAACGCGTCGAACCGCTCGCCCCGGATGACGGGGAGCAGGTACTTCTCCCGCTGCGCCTCGGTGCCGTACGCCAGGACGTTCGCGGGCCGCCAGGGGATGTCCCAGAGGCAGTTGGTGACCTTCCCGAACTCCTCCTCGACGATGACCTGGTCGAGCAGGGACAGGCCGGCCCCGCCCCACTCGGCGGGCATGTTGATCGCGTAGACGCCCGCCTCGATGGCGGCGCGGGTCATGTCGCGGACCGTGCCGGCGGGCAGCGGACCGCCGGCCTCCTCGGACTGGTCCTCGTACCTCATCAGGAGCCGCGTGTAGGCGGCGGCGCGGGCCTTGAGGTCGGCCTGCTCGGGTGTGTAGCGGAAGTCCATGGTGTGCTCCGTTGGACGCGAGTGGTGCGGACGGAAGGGAAACGGACGGACGGGAAACGGACGGACGGGAAACGGACGGAGGCGGTACGGACGGAGGCGGTACGGGCGGGTTGCGGGCCGGGGCCGGGGTCGGTGCCGGGGTCAGCCCAGGACGGCCCGTGCGTCCAGGGCCAGGGCGCCGTCCGGGCGCACCAGCAGGGGGTTGACCTCCAGTTCGGCGATCTCCGGATGCGCGGCGGCGACGGCCGTGATGCGTTCGATCACGGCGGCCGCGGCGGCCACGTCGACCGCCGGCCGCCCGCGTACGCCCGCCAGCAGTGCGGCGGTCCGCAGCCCCCGCAGCAACTCCTCGGCCCGCCGGGCCGGTACGGGCGCGAGAGCGAAGGCGACGTCGCGCAGGGTCTCGGTGAGGACGCCGCCGAGCCCGACCATGGCCACCGGCCCGAACCGCGGGTCGCGGTTCACACCGACGATCAGCTCGATGCCGTCCGAGAGGTCGGCCATCGCCTCGACCGAGTAGGCGGGGGCGCCGAGCCGGGCGTGCATGTCCCGGTACGCGGCGAGCAGCGCGTCCCGGTCGGCCAGGCGCAGCGCGACGCCGCCCGCGTCGGACTTGTGCAGCAGGTGCAGGGCCTTCAGTACGTACGGACCGTCGAAATCGGCGGCCGCGGCGAGCAGTCCGGCCTCGTCGGTGACCTCCCGGGCGGCCGGGAACGGCACGCCGGCGGCGCCGAGCAGGCCGCGCACCCCGTGGTACCCGGCGTCCCGCAGGGGCGCGGCGGCGGACGGCAGCGCCGGGACCGCCGGTGTGCCGCCCGCCGCCCGGCCCGTCATCGCCGACAGCGCGCGGGCGGCGTCCTCGGTGGCGGCGAACACCGGAACCCCCGCTTCGGCCAGCACCCGGCAGCTCGGAGACTGCGGATACATCGACTGCACGACCAGGGGCTTCGGGGTGGCCGCCAGGTGGGTGACGATCTTCTCGGCGGCCCGTGTCTCGCCCTCCGCGAGCACGGAGCCGCCGGCCGGTCCGCCGCCGAGGCCGCCGTCGGAGGCCGCGTAGCCGCCGAAGTAGCCCGTCATCAGGACGGCGTCGACCTCGTCGGCGGCGAGCAGTTCCGCCACCGTGTCGGCGTACGACAGGGGCTGCTGCTCGCCCATCCCGGCCAGGTCGACCGGATTGCCGACCGCGGACTGCCGCCACAGCACGGTCCGCAGCCGCTCCTGCGTCGCCGCGCCGAGTTCCGGCACGTCGAGCCCGGCGTCCTCGGCGGCGTCGGCCGCGATCGCGCCGTGGCCGCCGCCGTCGGTGAAGACCGCCGTCCGGCCACCCTGCGCACGCGGCCCCGGCCGGGCGCTCACGGCGGCCAGTACCACCGTCATCTCCCGCGGCGTGCGCACCAGTTCGACGCCCGCGTCGCGGCAGGCGGCGGCCACCACGTCGGCCGAGGTGGTGAGCGCCCCGGTGTGCGACTGCGCGCTGCGGGCGGACGCGGAGCCCCGCCCGGCGGTCAGCAGGACCACTGGCTTGCCCGCCGCGGCGGCGGCCCGGGCGAAGGCCCTGCCGTCGCCGAAGTCCTCGGCGTACACCGCGATCGCCGTGGTGGGCTCGTGGCGGGCGCAGTCCTCGACGAGGTCGACGAGGGTGACGTCCGCCTGGTTGCCGAGCGAGACGAACCGGGAGAAGCCCAGGCCGTGCGGGGCTCCGCGGAGCTGGAGTTCGAGGGCGAGGTTGCCGCTTTGGCTCAGCAGGGCGACACCGCCGGGTGCGAAGCGGTCCGAGGCGAGGTAGAGCTCGGTCGTGTTGTCGGCGATGCCCAGGCAGTTGGGCCCGACGAGGACGGCTCCGGCCTCCTGGACGCGGGCGACGACCGCGCGTTGCCGGGCGAGTCCCGCCGGCCCGGCCTCGGCGAAGCCGGCGGTGATCCCGACGATCGCCTTCGCCCCGCAGGCCAGGGCGTCCTCGACGGCGGCCTCGAAACCGTCGCCGGGGACGGAGA of the Streptomyces sp. NBC_01294 genome contains:
- a CDS encoding acyl-CoA dehydrogenase family protein; translated protein: MDFRLTARQEELRDSARALTEFITKYELDCEENNGLPPQAHTEIRDAVLDSGLQAVNMPAEWGGAGLTILEQVTVQAELGRLTGALWDMVWRPANALSFCTPEQRERYLVPVIRGRRRDCYAVSEPEAGSDPQSLRTTATRTDRGWVLNGEKWFVTVGDHADFMIVLAAAGEEGAPTLFLVDKDTPGIEMTRVPRWMHTFVYEHPEFTFTDVHVGEDAVLGEVGNGYDITRSWFTEERLMIAARTIGAAERALELARDWAVERRQFGSPIADFQLIQGMLADCAVDIAVNRAYTHQVAWEVDEGAVDRKTLHAKAAIAKLSASEASGRVIDRCLQIFGGRGYDRSYPVERLYRELRVDRIWEGTSEIQRLIIAGELVKRGTGVLHMPSSV
- a CDS encoding acyl-CoA dehydrogenase family protein — its product is MDFRYTPEQADLKARAAAYTRLLMRYEDQSEEAGGPLPAGTVRDMTRAAIEAGVYAINMPAEWGGAGLSLLDQVIVEEEFGKVTNCLWDIPWRPANVLAYGTEAQREKYLLPVIRGERFDAFAVTEPGAGSDPGSCTSTATRTDGGWLVSGEKWFVTCGDIADFLLVQADAGPERAATLFFVDKQAPGVEMTRVPRFMHSAVNGHPEFTFTDVFVPDEDVLGGVGNGYELTKEWFTDERLMIAARTVGAAERALELARDWAVRRRQFGSPIADFQLIQGMLADCAVDIAVNRAYTHQVAWEADQPHTDRKTLHAKASTAKLAASEAAGRVVDRCVQIFGGRGYDRSYPVERMYRELRVDRIWEGTSEIQRLIIANELVKRGTRALALPGS
- a CDS encoding acetate--CoA ligase family protein — translated: MGRDLTALFDPGSVAVVGASDDPAKYGHAVASQALRADGRRPVHLVNRRGGTVLGRPAAPSLAAIGEPVELVVISVPGDGFEAAVEDALACGAKAIVGITAGFAEAGPAGLARQRAVVARVQEAGAVLVGPNCLGIADNTTELYLASDRFAPGGVALLSQSGNLALELQLRGAPHGLGFSRFVSLGNQADVTLVDLVEDCARHEPTTAIAVYAEDFGDGRAFARAAAAAGKPVVLLTAGRGSASARSAQSHTGALTTSADVVAAACRDAGVELVRTPREMTVVLAAVSARPGPRAQGGRTAVFTDGGGHGAIAADAAEDAGLDVPELGAATQERLRTVLWRQSAVGNPVDLAGMGEQQPLSYADTVAELLAADEVDAVLMTGYFGGYAASDGGLGGGPAGGSVLAEGETRAAEKIVTHLAATPKPLVVQSMYPQSPSCRVLAEAGVPVFAATEDAARALSAMTGRAAGGTPAVPALPSAAAPLRDAGYHGVRGLLGAAGVPFPAAREVTDEAGLLAAAADFDGPYVLKALHLLHKSDAGGVALRLADRDALLAAYRDMHARLGAPAYSVEAMADLSDGIELIVGVNRDPRFGPVAMVGLGGVLTETLRDVAFALAPVPARRAEELLRGLRTAALLAGVRGRPAVDVAAAAAVIERITAVAAAHPEIAELEVNPLLVRPDGALALDARAVLG